A single Flavobacterium sp. 1 DNA region contains:
- the gyrB gene encoding DNA topoisomerase (ATP-hydrolyzing) subunit B: MSEEIKKDNYSADSIQALEGMEHVRMRPSMYIGDVGVRGLHHLVYEVVDNSIDEAMGGHCDTIRVDINEDGSISVEDNGRGIPVGIHKKEGVSALEVVMTKIGAGGKFDKDSYKVSGGLHGVGVSVVNALSNHLRATVHSSDGKVYEQEYEKGKALYPVKQIGETTKRGTIVTFYPDPSIFTQTIEYSYDTLSARMRELSFLNKGVSITFTDKREKDKDGNFLSELFYSTEGLKEYIRYLDGNREPIIAHVISMDNEKGEIPVEVALIYNTSYSENIFSYVNNINTHEGGTHLQGFRTGLTRSLKKYADASGMLDKLKFDISGDDFREGLTAIISVKVAEPQFEGQTKTKLGNREVVSPVSQAVSEMIENYLEENPNDARIIVQKVILAAQARHAAKKAREMVQRKTVMGGGGLPGKLSDCSEQDPAKCEVYLVEGDSAGGTAKQGRDRAFQAILPLRGKILNVEKAMHHKVFENEEIRNIFTALGVTVGTEEDSKALNISKLRYHKVIIMCDADVDGSHISTLILTFFFRFMKELIEEGHVYIAAPPLYLVKKGNKKEYAWNDDQRDQANARMGGSAGIQRYKGLGEMNAEQLWETTMDPSFRTLRQVNIDSLAEADRVFSMLMGDEVPPRREFIEKNAVYANIDA; this comes from the coding sequence ATGAGCGAAGAAATCAAGAAGGACAATTATTCAGCAGACAGTATCCAAGCTTTAGAAGGAATGGAACACGTGAGAATGCGTCCATCGATGTACATTGGAGATGTAGGTGTAAGAGGGTTACATCATTTAGTTTATGAAGTAGTAGATAACTCTATCGATGAGGCAATGGGAGGTCATTGCGATACGATACGGGTTGATATCAATGAAGACGGATCGATATCTGTTGAAGACAACGGACGTGGTATTCCAGTCGGTATTCACAAAAAAGAAGGCGTTTCTGCATTGGAGGTTGTAATGACTAAAATTGGTGCTGGAGGTAAATTTGATAAAGATTCCTATAAAGTTTCTGGTGGTCTTCACGGTGTTGGGGTTTCTGTTGTAAATGCGTTGTCAAACCATTTGAGAGCAACAGTTCATAGTAGTGACGGAAAAGTTTACGAACAAGAATACGAAAAAGGAAAAGCCTTATATCCAGTAAAACAAATTGGTGAAACTACCAAAAGAGGTACAATTGTTACCTTTTATCCAGATCCTTCCATTTTTACCCAAACAATAGAATATTCATATGATACTTTGTCAGCGCGTATGCGTGAGCTGTCTTTTTTGAATAAAGGTGTTTCAATTACGTTTACTGATAAAAGAGAAAAAGATAAAGACGGAAATTTTCTTTCAGAATTGTTTTATTCTACTGAAGGACTTAAAGAATACATTCGTTATTTAGACGGAAACCGTGAGCCTATTATTGCACACGTAATTTCTATGGATAACGAAAAAGGAGAAATTCCAGTTGAAGTGGCTTTGATTTATAACACAAGCTACTCTGAAAATATTTTTTCTTATGTAAATAATATTAATACACATGAAGGAGGTACACACCTGCAGGGTTTTAGAACTGGTCTTACAAGATCGTTGAAGAAATATGCAGATGCTTCTGGAATGTTAGATAAATTAAAGTTTGATATTTCCGGAGATGATTTCCGTGAAGGTCTTACGGCAATTATTTCGGTAAAAGTGGCTGAGCCTCAATTTGAGGGGCAGACTAAAACTAAATTAGGAAATAGAGAAGTTGTTTCGCCAGTAAGCCAAGCGGTGAGTGAAATGATTGAAAATTATTTGGAAGAAAATCCAAATGATGCCCGAATTATTGTTCAAAAAGTTATTCTTGCTGCTCAGGCACGTCACGCTGCTAAAAAAGCCCGTGAAATGGTACAGCGCAAAACCGTAATGGGCGGTGGTGGATTGCCAGGGAAATTATCCGATTGTTCAGAACAAGACCCTGCCAAATGTGAAGTGTATCTTGTCGAGGGAGATTCGGCAGGCGGAACGGCAAAACAGGGTCGTGACCGTGCTTTTCAAGCTATTTTGCCATTGCGTGGTAAGATTTTGAATGTAGAAAAAGCAATGCATCACAAGGTTTTTGAGAACGAAGAGATTCGAAATATATTTACGGCACTTGGAGTGACTGTAGGAACAGAAGAGGATAGTAAAGCTTTGAATATTTCAAAATTGCGTTACCATAAAGTGATTATCATGTGTGATGCCGATGTCGATGGCAGTCACATCTCAACTTTGATTTTGACATTCTTCTTCCGATTTATGAAAGAGCTAATTGAAGAAGGGCACGTATATATTGCTGCACCGCCTTTGTATTTAGTTAAAAAAGGAAATAAAAAAGAATATGCTTGGAATGATGATCAGCGCGATCAGGCGAATGCAAGAATGGGAGGAAGTGCAGGAATTCAACGTTATAAAGGTCTTGGAGAGATGAATGCGGAGCAATTGTGGGAAACTACAATGGATCCAAGTTTTAGAACTTTACGACAAGTAAATATTGACAGTCTTGCTGAAGCGGATAGGGTTTTTTCAATGTTAATGGGTGATGAGGTGCCTCCAAGAAGAGAATTTATCGAGAAAAATGCAGTTTACGCTAATATCGATGCGTAG